The window GTGACCGGGTGGATCCGACGGACCGTCAGAGCCGCGATGTGGCCGTCACCGCGGTGCTCGCGCAGGGTGGTGGCGGCCTGCCAGAGGGCGAGATGCGCCTCGTCCGGGCGCGGCAGTGCCCGGTTGGCGGCGCCCAGCGGACGGCCCGCGCAGTCGGCCGCCTGCGCGGCGTCCCAGGCGAGATCCGCGGCGGCGCGGACGTCGGGGTCCTCGGCCGCGCTCTCGCCCCAGACCCGGCGCAGCGCGCGGTCCACACCGGCGAGGCGCGCGGCGAGGACGGCGTCGGGGGTGGTGGACTCCCAGACCGCCGGCAGGGTCGCGGCGATGCGGTCGGGGTGGAAGCCGTAGAAGACCGCGGTGACGAGGTCCGGCCCGACCGCGCCGAGCGGGGCGGAACGCATCGCGACGTAGTTCCCCCAGAAGCCCTCGACGCCGAGCGACTCGGCGGCGCTGCGGGCCTCGGGGTCGAAGTAGGTGACGGCGTGGAAGGTCTCGAACAGCTGCCACATCCGGCGGGCAACGTTCTGCGAGGCGGGCTGCTGCAGCGCGGCGGTCACGAACGCCAGTCCTCCAGGATCGCTTCGATCTCGTCGACCCACAGGCCGAGCAGCCGCCCGGCCGGGAGGTCACGGGCGCCGGCGACGCCCTGCCCGGCCCACAGCGACTGGAGGTCCGAGCGGCCGGCCGCCCGGGCGGCGGCCCGCAGTTCCGTCGTCAGGACATGGGTGACCGGGTAGGGCGGCACGTCCGGGCGGACGCCCACGGCGTCGACGTAGGCGTTGCGCAGACCGCGCGCGGGCTTGCCGGAGAACGCGGTGGTCAGGACGGTCTCGCTGCCGTCGGCGGCGGCGAGGGCGGCGCGGTACGGCTCGTTGGTCCCGGCCTCGGGCGTGCGGAGGAACGCGGTGCCGAGTTGCGCGGCGTCCGCCCCGAGGGCGAGGACGGCGAGCACCGAACGGCCGTCGCGCAGACCCCCCGCGGCGACCACCGGGACGTCGGCGCCGAGCGCGTCGACGACGGCGGGCACGAGCGCCATCGTCCCGATCGGGTCGCCGACCGGGGTGCCCTCCTCGCGGGGCCCGGAGCCGTCGCCGCCGACGAACTGGCCGCGGTGGCCACCGGCCTCCGCGCCCTGGGCGGTCACGACCTGCACGCCGGCGGCCACGAGTGCGCGGGCCTCGGCGACCGAGGTGGCGGTCGCGAAGACGACGGTGCCGTTCTCGCGCAGAGCGGCCACGGTGTCGGCGGGCGGGACGCCGAAGGCGAACCCGGCGACCGGGACGCGCTCCTCGATCAGCACGGCGGTCTGGTCGGCGAACGGGACCGAGAGCCGCTCCGGCACCGGCAGGCGCACCGGCAGGCCGAGGTCGGAGCGCAGCTCGGCGACCATCTCCTCGACCTGCCCGACCGCGGCCGCATCGAGGAGCGGCGGCTCCGGCGGGGGGACGAAGAGGTTGATCTGGAACGCGGCGTCGGTCAGTGCGCGCGTCGCGCGGATCGCGGCCCGGATGTCGTCGGGCGTCGAGTAGCCGAGCCCGAGCGAGCCCAGTCCACCGGCGTCACTGACCGCGGCGGCCAGCGCGGAAGTGCTGGGACCGCCGGCCATCGGCGAGCTGACAATCGGCAGCTCGATACCGAGCAGCCGCGTCAGCCGGGTGTTCTGCCACATCGGCAGCAACCTAAGGCATACGCGGTCCGCAGCGATCACCGCTGCTTCGGCGGCAGGGGCACGAAGCCCGAGGTGCGCCGGGCGTACTCCGCGAACCCGGGCCGGCCGGCCATGCGCTTCTCGGTCAGCGCGGCGCCGGTGCCCTTGGTGAGGAAGAAGGTCATCACGATGGGCGAGAGCACGGTGAGGGCCCCGACGCCGGTCTCGGCCGCGACCAGCCAGATGCCCCACCACACGCACGCGTCACCGAAGTAGTTCGGGTGCCGGGTCCAGCGCCACAGGCCGCGGTCCAGCACCTTCCCGCGGTTGGCCGGATCCGACTTGAACGCCTGGAGCTGGTGGTCGCCGACCGCCTCGAAGAACAGGCCGAGCCCCCAGACCGCGACGCCGAGGACGGCGAGCGGGCCGAGCTCGGCGTCGGCGTGCATGCCGACCTGGACCGGCAGCGAGATGACCAGGATCAGCACGCCCTGCAGGCCGTAGATCATCCGCAGCGCGTAGGCGGTGCGGCGCTCCGGCGGCGCTTTGGACAGCAGCTCGGAGTAGCGCGGGTCCTCCCCGTGCCCGGCGTTCCGGCGTCCGATGTGCCAGGCGAGCCGGCCGCCCCACAGCACCACCATTCCGGCGAGCAGTACCGACCGCGTCCCGTTCCCGGTCGCGACCGCGAGGCTGCTCAGAGCCACCGCCGCGAACCCGAGCCCCCAGGACACGTCGACGACGCTGTGCTTCCCGGCCTTCCGGGCAACCGCGAACGTCCCCGCCATCAGCAGGACCACCGCGGCCGCGGACACCGCGAGCCCGATCCCGAAGCCCGTCACGGCGCCTCGAAGGATCGGCGGGTCCGGGGCAGGCCGGCGACGCCGGCGGGTGAGCGGCGGACGGCGAGGATCTGGTCGACGCCCATCCGGCCCTCCTCGAAGACGAGGGCGCCGCCGACGAGGTACAGCCGCCAGACGCGGGCCACCTCCTCGCCGACGAGGGCGACGACGGCCTCCCAGTTCTTCTCGAGCGTCTCGAGCCAGGCCCGGACCGTCCAGACGTAGTGCTCGCGCAGCGCGTGGACGTCGCGGATCTCGAGGCCGCCGTCCTCGATCAGCGCGACGGTCTCGCCGACCGGCCGCATGTGCATGTCCGGGGCGATGTAGCACTCGATGAAGTCGCCACCGCCGGGCCGGTCGCGGCGGGACATCTGCTGGATCAGTGCGCGGCCGCCGTCGCGCAGGGCGTCGGCGACCACGCCGACGAACGTCGGGTAGTTCTCCGCCCCGACGTGCTCGCCCATCTCGATCGAGGACACCGCGTCGAAGCTCCCGCGGGCAGCCGGATCGGCGAGCACGTCGCGGTAGTCCTGCAGCCGGATCTCGACGCGGTCGCCGAGGCCGCGTTCGGCGACCCGGGCCCGGACGAAGTTCCGCTGCTCGCCCGACAGCGTGACGCCGAGGACGTGCGCGCCGTAGTGCTCCGCGGCGTGCAGGGAGAGTGAGCCCCAGCCGCAGCCGATGTCGAGCAGCCGGGACCCGGGACCGAGCCCGAGCTTGCGGCAGACCAGGTCGAGCTTGTCGCGCTGGGCGTCGACGAGCGTGTAGTCCGGCGCGTCCGAGGTGAAGTACGCGCAGGAGTACGCGAGGTGCTCGTCGTCGAGGAGCAGGGCGTAGAACTCGTTGGAGAGGTCGTAGTGGTGGCTGATCGCCGCCCGGTCGCGCCGCCGACTGTGCAGCGCCCCGGTCAGCTTCGCCTGTGACGCCGGCGCGGCCGGCCGCGGGCCAATCGCGCCGAGACGCGCGGCGGTCCCGGCCGCCCCGATGATCTGACGGGGTGTCATCCTCGGCGCGACGAGGTCGCGCTCGCGGATCGTCGACCAGATCAGCCGGAAGCCTTCGGTCAGGTCACCCTCGACGTCGATCTCGCCGGTGACGTAGGCCTGCGCGAGCCCGAGCTCGCCCGGCTGCCAGAGCAGCCGCCGCAGCGCTCGCCGCGAACGCACCACGACCGCCGGGGCGTCCGGGGGGCCCACCTCGCTGCCGTCCCAGGCCCGGACACGGATCGGCAGGTCCCCGCCGAAGAGCGGCTCGAGCAGCGCGACGAGTCGGTGCGCCGCTCCACGTCGCATCCGTGCGGACATCGTCACCCCTCCCCCCGGGTCAGCACGAACTGATGAACGTCCAGGTACTCCGCCCGGAAGCCGGCCTCGGAGTAACCGAGGTAGAACTCCCACATCCGGCGGAACGTCGCGTCGAACCCGAGCGCCTCGACCTCCGTCGCGCGGGCGGCGAACCGCTCCCGCCACAGCCGCAGGGTCTCGGCGTAGTGCCGGCCGAACCCGTGCCGGTCGGTGACGGTCAGGCCCGCCTGCTCGGCCGAGAACTCGACCGACTCCACCGACGGGATCAGCCCGCCGGGGAAGACGTACTTGTGGATCCAGGTGTAGGTGTCGCGGGAGGCGAGCATCCGGTCGTGCGGCATGGTGATCGCCTGCAGGCCGATCCGGCCGCCCGGGGTCACCAGGCGGTGCAGCGTCG of the Sporichthya polymorpha DSM 43042 genome contains:
- a CDS encoding DUF1295 domain-containing protein, producing MTGFGIGLAVSAAAVVLLMAGTFAVARKAGKHSVVDVSWGLGFAAVALSSLAVATGNGTRSVLLAGMVVLWGGRLAWHIGRRNAGHGEDPRYSELLSKAPPERRTAYALRMIYGLQGVLILVISLPVQVGMHADAELGPLAVLGVAVWGLGLFFEAVGDHQLQAFKSDPANRGKVLDRGLWRWTRHPNYFGDACVWWGIWLVAAETGVGALTVLSPIVMTFFLTKGTGAALTEKRMAGRPGFAEYARRTSGFVPLPPKQR
- a CDS encoding NAD(P)H-dependent flavin oxidoreductase translates to MWQNTRLTRLLGIELPIVSSPMAGGPSTSALAAAVSDAGGLGSLGLGYSTPDDIRAAIRATRALTDAAFQINLFVPPPEPPLLDAAAVGQVEEMVAELRSDLGLPVRLPVPERLSVPFADQTAVLIEERVPVAGFAFGVPPADTVAALRENGTVVFATATSVAEARALVAAGVQVVTAQGAEAGGHRGQFVGGDGSGPREEGTPVGDPIGTMALVPAVVDALGADVPVVAAGGLRDGRSVLAVLALGADAAQLGTAFLRTPEAGTNEPYRAALAAADGSETVLTTAFSGKPARGLRNAYVDAVGVRPDVPPYPVTHVLTTELRAAARAAGRSDLQSLWAGQGVAGARDLPAGRLLGLWVDEIEAILEDWRS
- a CDS encoding SCO6745 family protein, with the translated sequence MTAALQQPASQNVARRMWQLFETFHAVTYFDPEARSAAESLGVEGFWGNYVAMRSAPLGAVGPDLVTAVFYGFHPDRIAATLPAVWESTTPDAVLAARLAGVDRALRRVWGESAAEDPDVRAAADLAWDAAQAADCAGRPLGAANRALPRPDEAHLALWQAATTLREHRGDGHIAALTVRRIHPVTAMLLKVGAGESEAEPLRLGRKWATFEWQAAELHAREQGLIDDAGRLTGTGAALHEAVEADTDSAAAGPWAQLGPDATAKLERLLMPLAGRVVAAGLLPEPNPIGLPLPGAATS
- a CDS encoding SAM-dependent methyltransferase, translating into MSARMRRGAAHRLVALLEPLFGGDLPIRVRAWDGSEVGPPDAPAVVVRSRRALRRLLWQPGELGLAQAYVTGEIDVEGDLTEGFRLIWSTIRERDLVAPRMTPRQIIGAAGTAARLGAIGPRPAAPASQAKLTGALHSRRRDRAAISHHYDLSNEFYALLLDDEHLAYSCAYFTSDAPDYTLVDAQRDKLDLVCRKLGLGPGSRLLDIGCGWGSLSLHAAEHYGAHVLGVTLSGEQRNFVRARVAERGLGDRVEIRLQDYRDVLADPAARGSFDAVSSIEMGEHVGAENYPTFVGVVADALRDGGRALIQQMSRRDRPGGGDFIECYIAPDMHMRPVGETVALIEDGGLEIRDVHALREHYVWTVRAWLETLEKNWEAVVALVGEEVARVWRLYLVGGALVFEEGRMGVDQILAVRRSPAGVAGLPRTRRSFEAP